From Xylanibacter oryzae DSM 17970, a single genomic window includes:
- a CDS encoding NADP-dependent malic enzyme — MVKISKEAALLYHEQGRPGKIEVIPTKPHRTQTDLSLAYSPGVAFPCLEIQQNPNDVYKYTDKGNLVAVISNGTAVLGLGDIGAMSGKPVMEGKGLLFKIYGGIDVFDIEVDEKDPEKFCETVERIAPSFGGINLEDIKAPECFYIEERLKKTLDIPVMHDDQHGTAIISAAGLKNALEVNGKDISKVKIVVNGAGAAAISCTKLYMSLGAKKDNILMLDSKGVITSDREKLNEQKRFFATDRRDVHTLEEAVKGADVFVGLSKGNVLSKDMVRSMADQPIVFALANPDPEITYEEAMDSRPDVLMSTGRSDYPNQINNVIGFPYIFRGALDVHAKAINEEMKLAAVKAIADLAKQPVPDVVNDVYHVNNLTFGPKYFIPKPVDPRLITEVSAAVAKAAIDSGVARNTITDWDAYKKHLREMLGQETKLTQKLYDTARNHPQRVVFAEGIHPTMLKAAVQAKAEGICYPIILGNDERIKKLAKELELNLNGIEIVNLRSDIYAERRERYAHILAEKRSRQGYTIDEANDKMFEGNYFGMMMVETGEADAFITGLYTKYSNTIKVAKEVIGIRPEYKHFGTMHILNSKRGTYYIADTLINRHPDKEVLIDIAKLSAMTVKFFNDEPKIAMTSYSNFGTDEKGSPVQVHEAVKEMQAQYPDLAIDGEMQVNFAMNKTLRDSKYPFSRLKGKDVNTLIFPNLSSANGSYKLLQALDPDTEIIGPIQMGLNKAIHFTDFECSVRDIVNITAVAVIDAYVEKVKDKINK; from the coding sequence ATGGTCAAGATCTCTAAAGAGGCTGCTTTGTTATACCATGAACAAGGCAGGCCGGGTAAAATTGAGGTTATCCCAACAAAACCTCACCGCACACAAACCGATTTAAGTTTAGCTTATTCTCCAGGCGTAGCATTCCCCTGTCTGGAAATACAGCAAAACCCGAACGATGTTTACAAATATACTGACAAGGGTAACCTTGTTGCCGTTATAAGTAACGGTACAGCAGTACTTGGTCTCGGTGACATCGGCGCGATGAGTGGTAAACCTGTTATGGAAGGTAAGGGATTACTCTTTAAGATATATGGTGGTATCGATGTTTTTGATATTGAGGTAGATGAGAAAGACCCTGAAAAGTTCTGCGAGACAGTAGAAAGGATCGCTCCTTCTTTTGGTGGTATCAACCTCGAAGATATTAAGGCACCTGAATGTTTCTATATTGAGGAACGCCTTAAGAAAACTCTTGATATCCCTGTAATGCATGATGATCAGCACGGTACAGCTATTATTTCTGCTGCCGGACTAAAGAATGCTCTCGAAGTAAATGGTAAAGACATCAGTAAAGTAAAGATTGTTGTTAACGGCGCAGGAGCTGCTGCAATATCTTGTACTAAACTGTACATGTCACTTGGTGCTAAAAAGGATAATATCCTTATGCTCGACTCCAAAGGCGTTATTACCAGTGATCGTGAAAAACTTAATGAGCAAAAGAGATTCTTTGCTACAGATCGTCGTGATGTTCATACTCTCGAAGAGGCAGTTAAGGGTGCAGATGTATTCGTAGGCCTGTCTAAGGGTAACGTACTTTCTAAAGATATGGTACGTAGCATGGCTGACCAGCCTATCGTCTTTGCTTTAGCCAACCCTGATCCTGAAATTACTTACGAAGAAGCTATGGATAGCCGTCCAGACGTACTTATGAGTACAGGACGTTCTGACTATCCTAACCAGATCAACAACGTTATTGGTTTCCCGTACATTTTCCGCGGTGCTTTAGATGTTCATGCCAAAGCTATCAACGAAGAGATGAAACTGGCAGCAGTAAAGGCTATTGCCGACTTGGCAAAGCAACCTGTTCCTGATGTTGTAAATGATGTATATCATGTTAACAACCTCACATTTGGTCCTAAATATTTCATTCCGAAACCAGTAGACCCACGTCTTATTACAGAGGTATCTGCTGCTGTTGCAAAGGCTGCTATTGATAGTGGTGTTGCACGCAATACTATTACAGACTGGGATGCATACAAGAAGCATCTGCGTGAAATGCTAGGTCAGGAGACTAAGCTGACACAGAAGTTATATGATACTGCTCGCAATCACCCACAGCGTGTTGTCTTTGCAGAGGGTATTCATCCTACGATGCTTAAAGCTGCTGTACAGGCTAAGGCTGAGGGTATCTGCTATCCTATCATATTAGGTAATGACGAACGTATCAAGAAGTTGGCTAAAGAATTAGAACTAAACCTTAATGGCATAGAAATAGTAAACTTGCGTAGTGATATTTATGCAGAGCGTCGCGAACGTTATGCACATATTCTTGCAGAAAAACGTTCACGTCAAGGTTATACTATAGACGAAGCTAACGATAAGATGTTCGAAGGTAACTACTTCGGTATGATGATGGTAGAGACAGGTGAGGCTGACGCTTTCATTACAGGTCTTTATACTAAATACTCTAATACTATCAAGGTAGCGAAAGAGGTTATCGGTATTCGTCCTGAATATAAGCACTTCGGAACAATGCATATATTAAATTCAAAGAGAGGTACTTACTATATTGCAGACACACTTATAAACAGACATCCGGACAAGGAAGTACTTATAGATATAGCCAAACTAAGTGCAATGACTGTGAAATTCTTTAATGATGAACCGAAAATAGCCATGACCAGCTATTCTAACTTCGGCACAGACGAGAAAGGAAGTCCTGTACAGGTACACGAGGCTGTAAAAGAGATGCAAGCTCAATACCCTGATCTTGCCATAGACGGTGAGATGCAAGTTAATTTCGCTATGAACAAGACTTTGCGTGATTCTAAATACCCCTTCTCACGTCTTAAAGGTAAAGATGTCAACACTCTTATATTCCCTAACCTAAGTAGTGCTAACGGCTCATACAAACTGTTGCAGGCTCTTGATCCTGACACAGAGATAATAGGCCCGATCCAGATGGGTCTGAACAAGGCAATACATTTCACCGATTTCGAATGTTCGGTTCGTGATATAGTAAATATCACAGCTGTAGCAGTAATCGATGCATACGTAGAAAAGGTCAAAGACAAGATCAATAAATAA
- a CDS encoding UDP-N-acetyl glucosamine 2-epimerase, with the protein MNVCIVTGARPNFIKVAPIIWAINKARKEGKNIAYKLVYSGSLSDKSLESSLFDDLQIRQPDVYLGVDCLSLNELTGKVMGEFDKYLDDNQTDCVIVVDDLASTMAAAIVTKKKGVMLAHLVAGTRSFDIKMPKEINRLVIDGLSDLLFTAGMGSNSIVSREGANISQVYMVGNILMDTLRFNHSRLQRPDVLDSLQLNGGQYMVFTLNRKAILGNRENLRKMLNEMLRVSGDINIIAPLRDEARVVVEDLLPVNNTFQIIDPLSYLEFGYLTSHAMGIITDSGNVAEEATFNGIPCITLNSYTEHVETVSIGSNVLVGEDPDMLARYVEDIKEGRWKKCSLPDRWDGRTAERIVSILCEK; encoded by the coding sequence ATGAATGTATGTATAGTAACAGGAGCACGACCTAATTTTATAAAAGTTGCACCTATAATATGGGCTATTAACAAAGCTCGAAAAGAGGGGAAGAATATTGCCTATAAACTGGTGTATTCAGGCTCTTTATCGGATAAGTCGTTAGAGTCATCCCTGTTTGATGACCTTCAGATAAGGCAACCGGATGTATATCTTGGAGTAGACTGCCTAAGTCTTAATGAACTGACAGGTAAAGTGATGGGAGAATTTGACAAGTATCTGGACGACAATCAAACCGATTGTGTAATTGTTGTTGATGATCTTGCTTCTACAATGGCCGCTGCTATCGTTACAAAGAAAAAGGGCGTTATGTTAGCACATCTAGTGGCCGGTACACGTTCTTTTGATATTAAGATGCCAAAAGAAATAAACCGCTTGGTTATAGACGGACTTTCTGATCTGCTTTTTACAGCCGGTATGGGGAGTAACAGTATAGTAAGTCGTGAGGGTGCTAATATATCTCAGGTCTATATGGTTGGTAATATACTAATGGATACTCTGAGATTTAACCATTCGCGTCTGCAAAGACCTGATGTGCTAGACAGTCTTCAACTTAATGGAGGACAGTATATGGTATTCACTCTTAACCGTAAAGCCATTCTTGGTAATAGAGAAAACTTACGGAAGATGCTGAATGAAATGCTGCGCGTCTCTGGTGACATTAATATTATTGCTCCTTTGAGGGATGAGGCACGTGTGGTTGTAGAGGATTTATTGCCGGTAAATAATACATTCCAGATAATTGACCCTCTTTCATATCTTGAGTTCGGATATCTTACATCTCATGCAATGGGCATAATTACAGACTCTGGCAATGTAGCCGAGGAGGCAACATTTAACGGGATACCATGTATAACACTTAATAGTTATACAGAGCATGTGGAAACTGTAAGTATTGGTTCGAACGTATTGGTAGGTGAAGACCCTGATATGCTTGCACGATATGTGGAAGATATTAAAGAAGGCAGATGGAAAAAATGTTCACTCCCTGACAGATGGGATGGACGTACGGCCGAACGAATAGTAAGTATACTCTGTGAAAAGTAA